One stretch of Camelus bactrianus isolate YW-2024 breed Bactrian camel chromosome 21, ASM4877302v1, whole genome shotgun sequence DNA includes these proteins:
- the CDH15 gene encoding cadherin-15 isoform X1 has translation MYREIKYTSRGAKSGYRKREQDLSTRESMIHSHLKCSCELPGGHSKRGSVVAALPARRKQVPLGGGGCVCSALSPPYAAPHMFQSVFPAGHRFPAPCPFCPCVSYRKLGPQCSPCSLLDQLRAFALDLGGSTLEEPTDLEIVVVDQNDNRPVFRQEVFTGHVLEGAAPGTYVTRAEATDADDPETDNAALRFSILEQGGPQLFSIDPYTGEIRTVQVGLDREVVAVYNLTLQVADMSGEGLTATASALITLEDVNDNAPEFTRDEFFVEATEAVSAVDVGRLAVEDRDLPGSPNWVARFTILEGDPDRQFTIRTDPKTNEGVLSVVKPLDYERRERYDLRVAVQNEAPLQATAPWAERGQARVSVQVRDVNEAPVFQENPLRTSLAEGAAPGTPVATFSARDPDTQQLQRLSYSKDYDPEDWLQVDGATGQVQTQRVLSPASPFLKDGWYRAIILAQDDGLGAHQPLLPAASPPSTATGTLSIEILEVNDHAPELSPPWGSLCSAPDQGSGLLLGAMDEDLPPHGAPFHFQLSPRIPELARNWSLSQVNVSHARLRLRHQVQEGLHRLSLLLRDSGQPPQQREQALNVTVCRCGPDGACLPGAAALRVGGAGLSLGALVIVLASVILLLLLALLVALLTRSRQQSWDKGLLHGLQDDLRDNILNYDEQGGGEEDQDAYDMDQLRHPAELVALSTPLGRPPLRRDAPFGRAHPQAARTLPTSPSDIADFINEGLEAADSDPSVPPYDTALIFDYEGDGSEAGTLSSILSSLGDGDQDYSCLWDWGPRFARLADLYGPP, from the exons AtgtacagagaaataaaatacacttCAAGAGGAGCCAAAAGCGGATACAGAAAAAGGGAGCAAGACCTGAGCACTAGGGAGAGCATGATTCACTCGCACTTGAAATGTAGCTGTGAGCTCCCTGGTGGCCACAGCAAGAGAGGAAGTGTGGTGGCCGCCCTGCCTGCTAGGAGGAAGCAGGTGCCTCTTGGTGGGGGGGGCTGTGTCTGCTCAGCACTTTCCCCACCCTATGCAGCTCCTCACATGTTCCAGTCAGTGTTTCCAGCAGGACACAGATTCCCTGCTCCCTGTCCCTTTTGCCCTTGTGTGAGCTACCGAAAACTGGGGCCACAGTGCAGCCCTTGTTCTCTGCTTGACCagctcagggcctttgctctggACCTGGGAGGGTCCACCCTGGAGGAGCCCACAGACCTGGAGATTGTGGTTGTGGACCAGAACGACAACAGACCGGTCTTCCGGCAGGAGGTGTTCACTGGCCACGTGCTGGAGGGCGCTGCCCCAG GCACCTACGTGACCAGAGCTGAGGCCACGGACGCGGATGACCCAGAGACCGACAACGCAGCCCTGCGGTTCTCCATCCTGGAGCAGGGTGGCCCCCAGCTCTTCAGCATTGACCCCTACACGGGGGAGATCCGCACCGTGCAAGTGGGCCTGGACCGCGAG GTGGTCGCCGTGTACAATCTGACCCTGCAGGTGGCAGACATGTCTGGAGAGGGCCTCACCGCCACCGCCTCAGCCCTCATCACACTCGAGGACGTCAATGACAACGCGCCAGAGTTCACGAGGGACGAG TTCTTTGTGGAGGCCACCGAGGCCGTCAGCGCAGTGGACGTGGGGCGGCTCGCAGTGGAGGACCGGGACCTGCCAGGCTCCCCAAATTGGGTGGCCAGGTTCACCATCCTGGAGGGCGACCCTGACAGGCAGTTCACCATCCGCACAGACCCCAAGACCAACGAGGGCGTGCTGTCCGTGGTGAAG cccctggacTACGAGCGTCGTGAGCGGTATGACCTCAGAGTGGCGGTGCAGAATGAGGCGCCCCTGCAGGCCACTGCCCCCTGGGCCGAGCGGGGCCAGGCCAGGGTCAGCGTGCAGGTGCGGGACGTCAACGAGGCGCCCGTGTTCCAGGAGAACCCGCTGCGGACCAGCCTGGCTGAGGGCGCAGCGCCAGGAACCCCCGTGGCCACCTTCTCTGCCCGAGACCCTGACACACAGCAGCTGCAGAGGCTCAG CTACTCCAAGGACTACGACCCTGAGGACTGGCTGCAAGTGGACGGGGCCACCGGCCAGGTCCAGACCCAGCGTGTGCTCAGCCCCGCTTCGCCCTTCCTCAAGGACGGCTGGTACAGGGCCATCATCCTGGCCCAAGACGATG GTCTCGGAGCCCACCAGCCTCTCCTGCCTGCAGCCTCCCCACCCAGCACGGCCACTGGCACCCTGTCCATTGAGATCCTGGAGGTCAATGACCACGCCCCTGAGCTGTCCCCACCGTGGGGCAGCCTGTGCAGCGCACCTGACCAGGGCTCTGGTCTTCTCCTGGGAGCCATGGATGAGGACCTGCCCCCCCACGGGGCCCCCTTCCACTTCCAGCTGAGCCCCAGGATCCCAGAGCTGGCTCGGAACTGGAGCCTCAGCCAGGTTAATG TTAGCCACGCACGCCTGCGGCTGCGGCACCAGGTCCAAGAGGGGTTGCACCGCCTCAGCCTGCTGCTCCGAGACTCAGGACAGCCACCCCAGCAGCGCGAGCAGGCCCTGAACGTGACCGTGTGCCGCTGCGGTCCAGACGGCGCCTGCCTGCCAGGGGCCGCAGCGCTGCGGGTGGGCGGTGCGGGCCTCAGCCTGGGCGCCCTGGTCATCGTGCTGGCCAGCGTCATCCTGCTGCTCT TGCTCGCCCTGCTGGTGGCCCTCCTGACACGGTCCCGGCAGCAGTCGTGGGACAAGGGACTCCTGCACGGGCTGCAGGACGACCTCCGGGACAACATCCTCAACTATGATGAgcaggggggcggggaggaggaccag GACGCCTATGACATGGACCAGCTACGCCACCCGGCAGAGCTGGTGGCCCTGAGCACCCCCCTGGGACGGCCACCACTGCGCAGAGATGCCCCATTCGGCAGAGCGCACCCCCAGGCCGCCCGCACGCTGCCCACCAGCCCCTCCGACATCGCTGACTTCATCAACGAG GGCCTGGAGGCTGCAGACAGTGACCCCAGTGTCCCACCCTACGACACGGCTCTCATCTTTGACTACGAGGGCGACGGCTCCGAGGCAGGGACGCTGAGCTCCATCCTGTCCAGCCTGGGCGACGGTGATCAGGACTACAGCTGCCTCTGGGACTGGGGCCCGCGCTTCGCCCGGCTGGCTGATTTGTATGGGCCCCCGTGA
- the SLC22A31 gene encoding putative solute carrier family 22 member 31 isoform X3, which yields MALRQLHRGALAGASLALYVARLELCDPPHRLAFSMGASLFSVAGTLLLPGLALLAQDWRFLQGLSALVTGTLLLFWGSPALFPESPCWLLATGQSARARKILWHFAEASGVNPEDSSEEESSLATELDVLCAGSPQPRHHWVLELRHTRVAWRNGLILGFSSLIGGGIRTSFLRSLTPGEPTFYWPYFLVAGLEAAATIFLLLTADLWGRRPVLLLGTLVLGLASLLLLAGTQWAPGWAWCWELDCWARPPPHWPTCTAGRASSCSTWSSRPLPSSPYSVSCCCPRAVVARCPSHCRTLTACAAPRSSGEAPSRTTCLCCPPPNPRPGHSWPRRGDQAADTPPLRWPHTSAGGGGLRREREASRKRAWVPGGPGSPIVHEEDKGDRELGILAGSCLRWHLWLEGASGVHLPSGDSQPGTQGICSSHPIGGSLGPAHSCRPEGTEVDGGPAGHRARWRD from the exons ATGGCTCTGCGGCAGCTTCACAGGGGGGCCTTGGCAGGGGCCTCCCTCGCCCTCTATGTGGCCC GGCTGGAGCTGTGTGACCCGCCTCACCGCCTGGCTTTCTCCATGGGGGCCAGCCTCTTCTCTGTGGCGGGCACTCTGCTGCTGCCCGGCCTGGCCCTGCTTGCGCAAGACTGGCGCTTTCTGCAGGGGCTGAGTGCCCTGGTGACGGGAACCCTGCTGCTCTTTTGGGG GTCTCCAGCCCTGTTCCCTGAGTCTCCCTGCTGGCTGCTGGCCACAGGGCAGTCAGCCCGAGCCAGGAAGATCTTGTGGCACTTTGCGGAAGCCAGTGGTGTGAACCCCGAGGACAGCTCGGAGGAGGAGAGCTCCCTGGCTACCG AGCTGGACGTGCTGTGTGCAGGGAGCCCCCAGCCCCGGCACCACTGGGTCCTGGAGCTCCGGCACACCCGCGTCGCCTGGAGAAATGGACTCATCCTGGGCTTCAGTTC GCTGATCGGCGGGGGCATCAGAACCAGCTTTCTTCGCAGCCTGACACCAGGGGAGCCCACCTTCTACTGGCCCTACTTCCTAGTGGCCGGCCTGGAGGCAGCAGCCACCATCTTCCTGCTCCTAACGGCTGATCTCTGGGGGCGCCGCCCAGTCCTGCTGCTGGGCACCTTGGTCCTGGGCCTGGCGTCCCTGCTGCTTCTTGCGGGGACCCAGT GGGCGCCGGGCTGGGCCTGGTGCTGGGAGCTGGATTGCTGGGCCAGGCCGCCTCCCCACTGGCCGACGTGCACGGCCGGCAGGGCTTCTTCCTGCAGCACGTGGTCTTCTCGGCCTTTGCCATCCTCGCCCTACTCTGTGTCCTGCTGCTGCCCGAGAGCCGTGGTCGCGCGCTGCCCCAGTCACTGCAGGACGCTGACCGCCTGCGCCGCTCCCCGCTCCTCCGGGGAGGCCCCCTCCAGGACCACCTGCCTCTGCTGCCCGCCTCCCAACCCCAGGCCAGGACACAGCTGGCCCAGGAGGGGTGACCAGGCTGCAGACACACCTCCCCTCAGATGGCCACACACCAGTGCAGGCGGAGGGGGTCTCAGGAGGGAGCGAGAGGCCAGCAGGAAGCGGGCCTGGGTTCCCGGGGGCCCTGGTTCCCCAATTGTGCATGAGGAGGATAAAGGTGACCGTGAACTTGGCATCCTTGCTGGTTCTTGCCTCAGATGGCACCTGTGGCTGGAGGGGGCTTCTGGTGTCCACCTCCCCTCTGGAGACTCACAACCCGGAACCCAGGGCATCTGTAGCTCCCACCCCATTGGGGGCAGCCTGGGGCCAGCCCACAGCTGCAGGCCTGAAGGGACTGAGGTGGACGGAGGCCCTGCTGGTCACCGTGCACGCTGGAGAGACTAG
- the CDH15 gene encoding cadherin-15 isoform X3 produces MYREIKYTSRGAKSGYRKREQDLSTRESMIHSHLKCSCELPGGHSKRGSVVAALPARRKQVPLGGGGCVCSALSPPYAAPHMFQSVFPAGHRFPAPCPFCPCVSYRKLGPQCSPCSLLDQLRAFALDLGGSTLEEPTDLEIVVVDQNDNRPVFRQEVFTGHVLEGAAPGTYVTRAEATDADDPETDNAALRFSILEQGGPQLFSIDPYTGEIRTVQVGLDREVVAVYNLTLQVADMSGEGLTATASALITLEDVNDNAPEFTRDEFFVEATEAVSAVDVGRLAVEDRDLPGSPNWVARFTILEGDPDRQFTIRTDPKTNEGVLSVVKPLDYERRERYDLRVAVQNEAPLQATAPWAERGQARVSVQVRDVNEAPVFQENPLRTSLAEGAAPGTPVATFSARDPDTQQLQRLSYSKDYDPEDWLQVDGATGQVQTQRVLSPASPFLKDGWYRAIILAQDDASPPSTATGTLSIEILEVNDHAPELSPPWGSLCSAPDQGSGLLLGAMDEDLPPHGAPFHFQLSPRIPELARNWSLSQVNVSHARLRLRHQVQEGLHRLSLLLRDSGQPPQQREQALNVTVCRCGPDGACLPGAAALRVGGAGLSLGALVIVLASVILLLLLALLVALLTRSRQQSWDKGLLHGLQDDLRDNILNYDEQGGGEEDQDAYDMDQLRHPAELVALSTPLGRPPLRRDAPFGRAHPQAARTLPTSPSDIADFINEGLEAADSDPSVPPYDTALIFDYEGDGSEAGTLSSILSSLGDGDQDYSCLWDWGPRFARLADLYGPP; encoded by the exons AtgtacagagaaataaaatacacttCAAGAGGAGCCAAAAGCGGATACAGAAAAAGGGAGCAAGACCTGAGCACTAGGGAGAGCATGATTCACTCGCACTTGAAATGTAGCTGTGAGCTCCCTGGTGGCCACAGCAAGAGAGGAAGTGTGGTGGCCGCCCTGCCTGCTAGGAGGAAGCAGGTGCCTCTTGGTGGGGGGGGCTGTGTCTGCTCAGCACTTTCCCCACCCTATGCAGCTCCTCACATGTTCCAGTCAGTGTTTCCAGCAGGACACAGATTCCCTGCTCCCTGTCCCTTTTGCCCTTGTGTGAGCTACCGAAAACTGGGGCCACAGTGCAGCCCTTGTTCTCTGCTTGACCagctcagggcctttgctctggACCTGGGAGGGTCCACCCTGGAGGAGCCCACAGACCTGGAGATTGTGGTTGTGGACCAGAACGACAACAGACCGGTCTTCCGGCAGGAGGTGTTCACTGGCCACGTGCTGGAGGGCGCTGCCCCAG GCACCTACGTGACCAGAGCTGAGGCCACGGACGCGGATGACCCAGAGACCGACAACGCAGCCCTGCGGTTCTCCATCCTGGAGCAGGGTGGCCCCCAGCTCTTCAGCATTGACCCCTACACGGGGGAGATCCGCACCGTGCAAGTGGGCCTGGACCGCGAG GTGGTCGCCGTGTACAATCTGACCCTGCAGGTGGCAGACATGTCTGGAGAGGGCCTCACCGCCACCGCCTCAGCCCTCATCACACTCGAGGACGTCAATGACAACGCGCCAGAGTTCACGAGGGACGAG TTCTTTGTGGAGGCCACCGAGGCCGTCAGCGCAGTGGACGTGGGGCGGCTCGCAGTGGAGGACCGGGACCTGCCAGGCTCCCCAAATTGGGTGGCCAGGTTCACCATCCTGGAGGGCGACCCTGACAGGCAGTTCACCATCCGCACAGACCCCAAGACCAACGAGGGCGTGCTGTCCGTGGTGAAG cccctggacTACGAGCGTCGTGAGCGGTATGACCTCAGAGTGGCGGTGCAGAATGAGGCGCCCCTGCAGGCCACTGCCCCCTGGGCCGAGCGGGGCCAGGCCAGGGTCAGCGTGCAGGTGCGGGACGTCAACGAGGCGCCCGTGTTCCAGGAGAACCCGCTGCGGACCAGCCTGGCTGAGGGCGCAGCGCCAGGAACCCCCGTGGCCACCTTCTCTGCCCGAGACCCTGACACACAGCAGCTGCAGAGGCTCAG CTACTCCAAGGACTACGACCCTGAGGACTGGCTGCAAGTGGACGGGGCCACCGGCCAGGTCCAGACCCAGCGTGTGCTCAGCCCCGCTTCGCCCTTCCTCAAGGACGGCTGGTACAGGGCCATCATCCTGGCCCAAGACGATG CCTCCCCACCCAGCACGGCCACTGGCACCCTGTCCATTGAGATCCTGGAGGTCAATGACCACGCCCCTGAGCTGTCCCCACCGTGGGGCAGCCTGTGCAGCGCACCTGACCAGGGCTCTGGTCTTCTCCTGGGAGCCATGGATGAGGACCTGCCCCCCCACGGGGCCCCCTTCCACTTCCAGCTGAGCCCCAGGATCCCAGAGCTGGCTCGGAACTGGAGCCTCAGCCAGGTTAATG TTAGCCACGCACGCCTGCGGCTGCGGCACCAGGTCCAAGAGGGGTTGCACCGCCTCAGCCTGCTGCTCCGAGACTCAGGACAGCCACCCCAGCAGCGCGAGCAGGCCCTGAACGTGACCGTGTGCCGCTGCGGTCCAGACGGCGCCTGCCTGCCAGGGGCCGCAGCGCTGCGGGTGGGCGGTGCGGGCCTCAGCCTGGGCGCCCTGGTCATCGTGCTGGCCAGCGTCATCCTGCTGCTCT TGCTCGCCCTGCTGGTGGCCCTCCTGACACGGTCCCGGCAGCAGTCGTGGGACAAGGGACTCCTGCACGGGCTGCAGGACGACCTCCGGGACAACATCCTCAACTATGATGAgcaggggggcggggaggaggaccag GACGCCTATGACATGGACCAGCTACGCCACCCGGCAGAGCTGGTGGCCCTGAGCACCCCCCTGGGACGGCCACCACTGCGCAGAGATGCCCCATTCGGCAGAGCGCACCCCCAGGCCGCCCGCACGCTGCCCACCAGCCCCTCCGACATCGCTGACTTCATCAACGAG GGCCTGGAGGCTGCAGACAGTGACCCCAGTGTCCCACCCTACGACACGGCTCTCATCTTTGACTACGAGGGCGACGGCTCCGAGGCAGGGACGCTGAGCTCCATCCTGTCCAGCCTGGGCGACGGTGATCAGGACTACAGCTGCCTCTGGGACTGGGGCCCGCGCTTCGCCCGGCTGGCTGATTTGTATGGGCCCCCGTGA
- the CDH15 gene encoding cadherin-15 isoform X5 produces MDAAFLLALGLLAQIKSDKQQPGSVIYSIQGPGVDEEPRGVFSIDKFTGKVSLNAVLDREKTDRFRLRAFALDLGGSTLEEPTDLEIVVVDQNDNRPVFRQEVFTGHVLEGAAPGTYVTRAEATDADDPETDNAALRFSILEQGGPQLFSIDPYTGEIRTVQVGLDREVVAVYNLTLQVADMSGEGLTATASALITLEDVNDNAPEFTRDEFFVEATEAVSAVDVGRLAVEDRDLPGSPNWVARFTILEGDPDRQFTIRTDPKTNEGVLSVVKPLDYERRERYDLRVAVQNEAPLQATAPWAERGQARVSVQVRDVNEAPVFQENPLRTSLAEGAAPGTPVATFSARDPDTQQLQRLSYSKDYDPEDWLQVDGATGQVQTQRVLSPASPFLKDGWYRAIILAQDDGLGAHQPLLPAASPPSTATGTLSIEILEVNDHAPELSPPWGSLCSAPDQGSGLLLGAMDEDLPPHGAPFHFQLSPRIPELARNWSLSQVNVSHARLRLRHQVQEGLHRLSLLLRDSGQPPQQREQALNVTVCRCGPDGACLPGAAALRVGGAGLSLGALVIVLASVILLLLLALLVALLTRSRQQSWDKGLLHGLQDDLRDNILNYDEQGGGEEDQDAYDMDQLRHPAELVALSTPLGRPPLRRDAPFGRAHPQAARTLPTSPSDIADFINEGLEAADSDPSVPPYDTALIFDYEGDGSEAGTLSSILSSLGDGDQDYSCLWDWGPRFARLADLYGPP; encoded by the exons ctcagggcctttgctctggACCTGGGAGGGTCCACCCTGGAGGAGCCCACAGACCTGGAGATTGTGGTTGTGGACCAGAACGACAACAGACCGGTCTTCCGGCAGGAGGTGTTCACTGGCCACGTGCTGGAGGGCGCTGCCCCAG GCACCTACGTGACCAGAGCTGAGGCCACGGACGCGGATGACCCAGAGACCGACAACGCAGCCCTGCGGTTCTCCATCCTGGAGCAGGGTGGCCCCCAGCTCTTCAGCATTGACCCCTACACGGGGGAGATCCGCACCGTGCAAGTGGGCCTGGACCGCGAG GTGGTCGCCGTGTACAATCTGACCCTGCAGGTGGCAGACATGTCTGGAGAGGGCCTCACCGCCACCGCCTCAGCCCTCATCACACTCGAGGACGTCAATGACAACGCGCCAGAGTTCACGAGGGACGAG TTCTTTGTGGAGGCCACCGAGGCCGTCAGCGCAGTGGACGTGGGGCGGCTCGCAGTGGAGGACCGGGACCTGCCAGGCTCCCCAAATTGGGTGGCCAGGTTCACCATCCTGGAGGGCGACCCTGACAGGCAGTTCACCATCCGCACAGACCCCAAGACCAACGAGGGCGTGCTGTCCGTGGTGAAG cccctggacTACGAGCGTCGTGAGCGGTATGACCTCAGAGTGGCGGTGCAGAATGAGGCGCCCCTGCAGGCCACTGCCCCCTGGGCCGAGCGGGGCCAGGCCAGGGTCAGCGTGCAGGTGCGGGACGTCAACGAGGCGCCCGTGTTCCAGGAGAACCCGCTGCGGACCAGCCTGGCTGAGGGCGCAGCGCCAGGAACCCCCGTGGCCACCTTCTCTGCCCGAGACCCTGACACACAGCAGCTGCAGAGGCTCAG CTACTCCAAGGACTACGACCCTGAGGACTGGCTGCAAGTGGACGGGGCCACCGGCCAGGTCCAGACCCAGCGTGTGCTCAGCCCCGCTTCGCCCTTCCTCAAGGACGGCTGGTACAGGGCCATCATCCTGGCCCAAGACGATG GTCTCGGAGCCCACCAGCCTCTCCTGCCTGCAGCCTCCCCACCCAGCACGGCCACTGGCACCCTGTCCATTGAGATCCTGGAGGTCAATGACCACGCCCCTGAGCTGTCCCCACCGTGGGGCAGCCTGTGCAGCGCACCTGACCAGGGCTCTGGTCTTCTCCTGGGAGCCATGGATGAGGACCTGCCCCCCCACGGGGCCCCCTTCCACTTCCAGCTGAGCCCCAGGATCCCAGAGCTGGCTCGGAACTGGAGCCTCAGCCAGGTTAATG TTAGCCACGCACGCCTGCGGCTGCGGCACCAGGTCCAAGAGGGGTTGCACCGCCTCAGCCTGCTGCTCCGAGACTCAGGACAGCCACCCCAGCAGCGCGAGCAGGCCCTGAACGTGACCGTGTGCCGCTGCGGTCCAGACGGCGCCTGCCTGCCAGGGGCCGCAGCGCTGCGGGTGGGCGGTGCGGGCCTCAGCCTGGGCGCCCTGGTCATCGTGCTGGCCAGCGTCATCCTGCTGCTCT TGCTCGCCCTGCTGGTGGCCCTCCTGACACGGTCCCGGCAGCAGTCGTGGGACAAGGGACTCCTGCACGGGCTGCAGGACGACCTCCGGGACAACATCCTCAACTATGATGAgcaggggggcggggaggaggaccag GACGCCTATGACATGGACCAGCTACGCCACCCGGCAGAGCTGGTGGCCCTGAGCACCCCCCTGGGACGGCCACCACTGCGCAGAGATGCCCCATTCGGCAGAGCGCACCCCCAGGCCGCCCGCACGCTGCCCACCAGCCCCTCCGACATCGCTGACTTCATCAACGAG GGCCTGGAGGCTGCAGACAGTGACCCCAGTGTCCCACCCTACGACACGGCTCTCATCTTTGACTACGAGGGCGACGGCTCCGAGGCAGGGACGCTGAGCTCCATCCTGTCCAGCCTGGGCGACGGTGATCAGGACTACAGCTGCCTCTGGGACTGGGGCCCGCGCTTCGCCCGGCTGGCTGATTTGTATGGGCCCCCGTGA